A genomic window from Synechococcus sp. WH 8016 includes:
- a CDS encoding ribose-phosphate pyrophosphokinase yields the protein MTSFLTAARAEQEKLQHDTRRLRLFSGTSNPALAREIAAYLGVPDGPKVCKRFADGELYVQIQESIRGCDVFLIQPTCAPVNDNLMELLIMVDACRRASARQITAVVPYYGYARADRKTAGRESIAAKLTANLLVKSGVDRVLAMDLHSAQTQGYFDIPCDHIYGSPVLVDYLSAQNLGEVVVVSPDVGGVARARAFAKQMNDAPLAIIDKRRTGHNMAESLTVIGDVSGRTAILIDDMIDTGGTICSGARLLREQGAERVIACATHPVFSPPAIERLSAEGLFEQVVVTNSIPIEPDRTFDQLHVLSVANMLGEAIWRIHEESSVSSMFR from the coding sequence GTGACAAGTTTCCTCACCGCTGCCCGAGCCGAGCAAGAGAAATTGCAGCACGACACCAGACGTCTTCGCCTGTTTAGCGGCACCTCAAATCCCGCACTAGCGCGAGAAATTGCCGCCTATCTCGGTGTGCCCGATGGCCCGAAGGTGTGCAAGCGCTTCGCCGATGGTGAGCTGTATGTGCAAATTCAGGAATCGATTCGCGGTTGCGATGTGTTCCTGATCCAACCCACCTGCGCTCCGGTCAACGACAACTTGATGGAGCTGCTGATCATGGTGGATGCCTGCAGGCGGGCATCGGCGCGACAGATCACCGCGGTGGTCCCCTATTACGGCTACGCCCGCGCAGACCGAAAAACAGCCGGTCGGGAATCCATTGCCGCCAAGCTCACCGCCAATTTGCTCGTCAAATCGGGAGTGGATCGCGTGCTGGCGATGGATCTGCACTCAGCCCAGACCCAGGGGTATTTCGACATCCCCTGTGATCACATTTACGGCTCCCCCGTGCTTGTGGATTACCTCTCCGCCCAAAACCTGGGAGAGGTGGTGGTGGTGTCGCCTGACGTCGGTGGCGTGGCCAGGGCCCGAGCCTTTGCCAAGCAAATGAACGACGCACCTCTGGCCATCATCGACAAGCGGCGCACCGGTCACAACATGGCTGAAAGCCTCACCGTGATTGGAGATGTGAGTGGCCGCACGGCGATCCTGATCGACGACATGATTGATACCGGCGGCACAATCTGTTCCGGCGCCAGGCTGCTGAGAGAGCAAGGAGCCGAAAGGGTGATTGCCTGTGCCACCCATCCTGTGTTCTCGCCTCCAGCCATTGAACGCTTGTCGGCAGAGGGGCTTTTCGAGCAGGTGGTGGTCACCAACAGCATTCCAATCGAACCCGATCGCACATTTGACCAACTCCATGTGCTCTCGGTTGCCAACATGCTCGGCGAAGCGATCTGGCGCATCCATGAGGAAAGTTCTGTCAGCTCGATGTTCCGCTAA
- a CDS encoding LCP family protein, which produces MIRTSRMGEPALSGDSQQKPSKSWLGDRPGRSLLRIGAALLGTALAGTALATIWPKPDVAGADVPSSEGLTSLAPLPEQAVMVLVVGLDADTINAVSNQAAPQGPANADSLMLVNISAKQPVQILQLPTELAVQLPGIEEMQALSKTWQHGGIALTSDVVGELIDLPVNKPDRYLVLSRQGLRRFVEGLGDIEVTLNQTYKYEDKSQGYSVNLQAGLQTLNGAQAEQLVRHKPKPNDDHQRRVRQGLLLQGVHQQLAEIDVVTVVPELLNVFSNQVTTDISTTEMLSLVAAAINAPAPPVITELPLAPRAGQQRLRELKPDLNLPIWPAQN; this is translated from the coding sequence ATGATCAGAACATCACGCATGGGGGAGCCGGCGTTGAGTGGGGACTCGCAGCAAAAACCGAGCAAAAGCTGGTTGGGCGACCGCCCCGGGCGCAGTCTTTTGCGCATTGGTGCTGCATTGTTGGGCACGGCCTTAGCAGGCACAGCGCTTGCAACGATCTGGCCCAAACCAGACGTTGCCGGCGCCGATGTGCCGTCGTCCGAGGGGTTAACAAGCCTCGCTCCGCTTCCGGAACAAGCCGTGATGGTGCTGGTCGTCGGCCTTGACGCAGACACGATCAATGCCGTCTCCAATCAAGCGGCGCCGCAAGGGCCTGCCAACGCCGACAGCTTGATGCTGGTCAATATCAGCGCCAAGCAACCCGTTCAAATTTTGCAGTTGCCGACAGAACTGGCCGTTCAACTGCCAGGGATCGAGGAGATGCAAGCGCTTTCCAAAACGTGGCAACACGGTGGAATCGCCCTGACCTCTGACGTCGTTGGCGAGCTGATCGATCTGCCTGTGAACAAGCCAGATCGCTACTTAGTCCTCTCCAGACAGGGCTTGCGCCGATTCGTCGAAGGACTTGGAGACATCGAAGTCACCCTGAACCAAACCTACAAATACGAGGACAAATCCCAGGGTTACAGCGTGAACCTGCAGGCCGGACTCCAAACATTGAACGGCGCTCAGGCAGAACAACTCGTACGACATAAGCCCAAGCCCAATGACGACCATCAGCGCAGAGTGAGACAAGGCCTGCTGCTCCAAGGGGTGCATCAGCAGTTAGCTGAAATCGATGTCGTCACCGTGGTGCCCGAGCTGCTGAATGTGTTCTCCAATCAAGTCACGACAGATATCAGCACCACGGAGATGCTGAGCCTGGTAGCAGCAGCGATCAATGCGCCAGCACCACCGGTGATTACGGAGCTGCCGCTGGCACCACGGGCCGGACAACAGAGGCTGCGCGAATTGAAGCCAGATCTCAACTTGCCAATCTGGCCAGCTCAGAACTGA
- a CDS encoding NAD(P)-dependent oxidoreductase codes for MLSPQLPRHDFRERSPDQVRVAVFGATGYIGRFVVKELVKRGYQVMAFARDSSGIGGRQGQAEVVADFPGAEVRFGDVTNPASLATHAFNEPTDVVISCLASRTGGKKDSWAIDYQANLNTYSEGRKAGVAHFVMLSAICVQKPILEFQKAKLAFERQLQEDKEITHTIVRPTAFFKSIAGQFESCKKGAPYVMFGNGELTSCKPISEQDLACFLANCVHETDKVNQVLPIGGPGPALSARTQGEMLFKTLGRSPRMLSLPMAVMNAPTALLEKVAELIPAVEDTAEFARIGCYYASESMLVWDEKRACYDPDATPSFGDDTLEQFFARVHKEGMAGQELGDAALF; via the coding sequence GTGCTCTCCCCCCAATTACCACGCCATGATTTTCGCGAACGTTCTCCCGATCAAGTGAGAGTGGCCGTCTTCGGGGCCACCGGATACATCGGACGATTTGTCGTCAAAGAGCTGGTGAAGCGTGGGTATCAGGTGATGGCCTTCGCCCGCGACTCCAGTGGCATTGGAGGGCGCCAGGGTCAAGCAGAGGTGGTGGCCGATTTTCCTGGCGCAGAGGTGAGATTTGGAGATGTCACCAATCCAGCTTCCCTGGCAACACATGCCTTCAACGAACCCACCGATGTGGTGATTTCTTGCCTGGCATCGAGAACAGGTGGCAAGAAGGATTCTTGGGCCATTGATTATCAAGCCAACCTCAATACTTACAGCGAAGGACGTAAGGCTGGGGTAGCGCATTTCGTGATGCTTTCAGCCATCTGCGTACAAAAGCCAATTTTAGAATTCCAAAAAGCGAAGCTTGCCTTCGAAAGACAGCTTCAGGAAGACAAAGAAATCACCCATACCATTGTTCGTCCAACAGCCTTTTTTAAAAGCATTGCTGGCCAATTTGAGAGCTGCAAAAAAGGAGCTCCTTATGTCATGTTTGGCAATGGAGAGCTAACAAGTTGCAAGCCAATCAGTGAACAAGATCTTGCATGCTTCTTAGCTAATTGCGTTCATGAAACAGACAAAGTGAATCAAGTTTTACCCATCGGGGGACCCGGCCCGGCCTTGAGCGCTCGGACGCAAGGGGAAATGCTCTTCAAAACATTAGGCCGCTCCCCGAGAATGCTTTCGTTACCGATGGCAGTCATGAATGCCCCAACGGCCCTATTAGAAAAAGTTGCAGAGCTGATACCAGCCGTGGAAGACACAGCTGAATTCGCCCGTATCGGTTGCTATTACGCCAGTGAATCGATGTTGGTATGGGACGAAAAGCGTGCTTGCTATGACCCCGATGCAACCCCTTCCTTTGGCGATGACACCCTCGAACAATTTTTTGCAAGGGTCCACAAAGAAGGAATGGCTGGCCAAGAGTTAGGGGATGCTGCTCTGTTTTAA
- the malQ gene encoding 4-alpha-glucanotransferase produces MVKHSRSERGQRVGVLLHPTALPDSPVCGSFGRSARAWLKALADHGINVWQILPLAPPDGTGSPYSSPSSFALNPWLLDAEDLAEESFLASSDLEHLPGAEPTREASAEVDFQLADARAAALAHALAAHWPQQSSARKQQFERWKVDQTHWLPDHVNFVVLREQHSGLPWWSWPHPLAVQQPAALAQWRLQHGEALLEQELLQWHLDRQWQRLRAQARELNIEILGDLPFYVARDSADVWSHRSLFSIAADGRMRLQSGVPPDYFSETGQLWGTPVYSWARHRRTGFRWWRNRLKRQWRLADRLRLDHFRALAGFWAVPGDDDTAQNGVWQRSPGHELLRLLRRDAGGKLPLVAEDLGVITPDVERLRDRFRLPGMKVLQFAFDGNPKNPYLPCNVKGRRWVVYTGTHDNPTTMGWWQRLDESSRRQLGELLGCHVESPGWQLMELGMATSAELVVSPLQDLLHLDDQARFNTPGTVGGNWCWRMSAFDEALQGALKGYGERAAVWGR; encoded by the coding sequence ATGGTTAAACACTCCAGAAGCGAAAGGGGGCAGAGGGTTGGTGTTCTCCTGCATCCCACGGCCCTGCCGGATTCACCGGTGTGTGGAAGCTTTGGACGGTCAGCCCGCGCCTGGTTGAAGGCTTTGGCGGACCATGGCATCAATGTTTGGCAGATTTTGCCCCTGGCTCCTCCTGATGGCACAGGGTCGCCTTACAGCTCCCCCTCCAGTTTTGCCCTGAATCCTTGGCTTCTGGATGCCGAAGATTTGGCAGAAGAGAGCTTTTTGGCGTCCAGTGATCTTGAGCATCTCCCTGGCGCTGAGCCCACGCGGGAAGCCAGCGCTGAGGTGGACTTTCAGTTGGCGGATGCGCGTGCTGCGGCCCTGGCCCATGCGCTTGCAGCCCATTGGCCTCAGCAATCCTCTGCGCGCAAACAACAATTTGAGCGCTGGAAAGTCGACCAAACGCATTGGCTGCCGGATCACGTCAATTTTGTGGTGCTCCGCGAGCAACACAGCGGTTTGCCCTGGTGGTCTTGGCCCCATCCGCTCGCTGTGCAGCAACCTGCTGCCTTGGCGCAGTGGCGGCTTCAGCATGGCGAGGCCTTGCTGGAGCAGGAACTTCTCCAATGGCATCTCGATCGTCAGTGGCAACGTCTGCGCGCGCAAGCTCGGGAGTTAAACATCGAGATCCTTGGTGATCTGCCCTTTTATGTGGCTCGCGATAGCGCTGATGTTTGGAGCCATCGCTCCCTGTTTTCGATTGCGGCTGATGGACGCATGCGGCTTCAGAGCGGCGTGCCACCCGATTATTTTTCGGAGACAGGTCAGCTTTGGGGAACACCGGTTTACAGCTGGGCCAGGCACCGGCGGACTGGATTTCGTTGGTGGCGCAATCGCCTGAAGCGGCAGTGGAGGCTTGCCGACCGCCTGCGCTTGGATCATTTCAGAGCCCTCGCAGGATTTTGGGCGGTTCCCGGCGATGACGACACGGCCCAAAATGGGGTGTGGCAGCGCTCACCCGGCCATGAGTTGTTGCGCCTGCTTCGTCGCGATGCCGGAGGGAAGCTTCCTCTCGTTGCCGAAGATCTTGGCGTGATTACGCCAGATGTGGAACGGCTCCGTGATCGCTTTCGTTTACCAGGGATGAAGGTGTTGCAATTCGCCTTTGATGGCAACCCCAAGAACCCCTATTTGCCGTGCAATGTCAAAGGTCGCCGTTGGGTGGTCTACACCGGTACCCATGACAACCCCACAACGATGGGGTGGTGGCAGAGACTGGATGAATCCTCTAGGCGCCAGCTTGGTGAGCTGCTGGGATGTCATGTGGAGTCACCCGGATGGCAATTGATGGAACTCGGAATGGCAACGTCCGCTGAGCTCGTCGTGTCTCCTTTGCAGGATTTGCTGCATTTGGATGATCAAGCCCGATTCAATACGCCAGGCACTGTTGGCGGCAATTGGTGCTGGCGGATGAGCGCTTTTGACGAGGCCTTGCAAGGAGCTCTCAAGGGTTACGGGGAGAGAGCAGCGGTCTGGGGCAGGTGA
- a CDS encoding RodZ family helix-turn-helix domain-containing protein: MKFSLPWRRLKNKQQAPTPLESRNNSLEEAGQLLREQRERKGLSMRDLSKEVRITTPVLEALERGWQDRLPEPAYLVAMLQRLETYFDLPNNSLLAALPNKPGSNRLATNGRGTRFTLGSIDIFTTWQGSVVYGAVILGSILALNHQQRHLINLNAFSPRPIPINTPLDSDQMLKGLRPLEEVITASPGQPALPLDQRTKPGVLEINLNQPRQINLRSEGGDRTNLQGATGTMTLQLLPPVDLSINPPPGEADSVSWNGQVLAPKANQPGSYHLPQTAALSP; this comes from the coding sequence ATGAAGTTTTCCCTCCCTTGGCGACGTCTCAAAAACAAGCAACAAGCTCCCACGCCGCTTGAGAGTCGCAATAACTCCCTGGAGGAGGCGGGACAACTGCTGCGAGAACAGAGAGAACGAAAAGGCCTCAGCATGCGAGACCTCTCCAAAGAGGTGAGAATCACAACACCGGTGCTGGAAGCTCTCGAACGCGGCTGGCAAGACCGCCTCCCGGAACCCGCCTATTTAGTGGCGATGTTGCAGCGCTTGGAGACCTATTTCGACCTTCCAAACAACAGCCTTCTTGCAGCCCTCCCGAACAAACCCGGATCGAATCGCTTAGCGACCAACGGTCGAGGCACGCGCTTCACTCTTGGCAGCATCGATATCTTCACCACGTGGCAAGGAAGCGTGGTCTATGGCGCTGTGATCCTCGGATCGATTCTGGCTCTGAATCACCAACAACGTCATCTGATCAACCTCAATGCCTTCTCGCCAAGGCCAATCCCGATTAATACACCGCTGGACAGTGATCAGATGTTGAAGGGTTTGCGCCCGCTGGAGGAGGTGATCACTGCCAGTCCTGGACAGCCTGCTCTCCCTCTCGATCAACGCACAAAACCCGGCGTACTCGAGATCAACCTCAACCAACCACGGCAGATCAATCTGCGCAGTGAAGGAGGAGATCGAACCAACCTTCAGGGCGCCACTGGAACCATGACCTTGCAGCTTTTACCCCCAGTGGACCTCAGCATCAATCCACCACCAGGCGAGGCCGACTCCGTGAGCTGGAACGGACAAGTTCTCGCTCCAAAGGCCAATCAACCTGGTTCCTATCACCTGCCCCAGACCGCTGCTCTCTCCCCGTAA
- a CDS encoding pseudouridine synthase, which yields MSRQRLQKLIAAAGVCSRRHAEDLLREGRVKVNQVTAGLGDQADPSIDRIEVDGCPLSQPSSPKLILLNKPPGVISSCSDPQGRKTVLDLIPESLRRGLHPIGRLDGDSRGALLLTNQGAITLQLTHPRYAHRKTYKVLVRGKPMSTTLQRWRNGVSLDGIPTQPAEVSLLKQGANQSLLQVILTEGRNRQIRRVADALGHPVLDLQRTAISSIDLGSLPEGQWRELTGSEWTSIRLERNECP from the coding sequence GTGAGCCGTCAACGGTTGCAAAAACTGATCGCAGCTGCTGGGGTCTGTTCGCGGCGACACGCTGAAGACCTTCTGCGCGAGGGCCGCGTCAAGGTGAATCAGGTCACAGCGGGACTGGGCGACCAAGCCGATCCAAGCATCGACCGCATCGAGGTGGATGGTTGTCCCTTGTCTCAGCCCTCGAGCCCAAAACTGATCCTGCTCAACAAACCCCCCGGGGTCATCAGCAGCTGCAGTGATCCCCAAGGGCGCAAGACGGTTCTCGATCTCATACCCGAGTCGCTCCGACGCGGCCTTCACCCGATTGGCCGACTGGATGGAGACAGCCGCGGAGCTCTCCTGTTAACCAATCAAGGTGCCATCACCTTGCAGCTCACGCACCCCCGCTATGCGCACCGCAAAACCTACAAAGTGCTGGTTAGAGGGAAGCCCATGTCCACAACGCTGCAGCGCTGGCGCAACGGTGTGAGCCTCGACGGCATACCCACACAACCGGCCGAGGTTTCCCTGCTGAAACAAGGAGCCAACCAATCGCTTTTACAAGTCATCCTCACGGAGGGAAGGAATCGCCAAATCCGCCGGGTGGCCGACGCCCTTGGCCACCCGGTGCTGGATCTTCAACGAACAGCCATCTCGTCCATTGATCTCGGTTCTTTGCCAGAGGGCCAATGGCGCGAGTTAACAGGTTCAGAATGGACCTCTATCCGTCTGGAACGGAACGAGTGCCCCTGA
- a CDS encoding RpoD/SigA family RNA polymerase sigma factor gives MAPLALLPDADLVRSYLRDIGRVPLLSHQQEITLGRQVQELMDLEALEAELKDQRGEDQVAREEVAKAAGVSAAQLKRKLQAGRRAKERMVAANLRLVVSVAKKYTKRNMELLDLIQEGTIGLVRGVEKFDPTRGYKFSTYAYWWIRQGITRAIAEKSRTIRLPIHITEMLNKLKKGQRELSQELGRTPSVTELASFVELPEEEVKDLMCRARQPVSLEMKVGDGDDTELLELLAGDGELPSEQVEGECLKGDLRDLLSQLPELQGKVLRMRYGMDGEEPMSLTGIAKSMKMSRDRTRRLEREGLEMLRRGDEQLQAYVLV, from the coding sequence ATGGCGCCCTTGGCTCTGCTCCCCGATGCGGACCTCGTGCGTTCGTATTTGCGAGACATCGGCCGAGTGCCGTTGTTGAGTCATCAGCAGGAGATCACGCTGGGCCGTCAGGTGCAGGAGCTGATGGATCTCGAGGCGTTGGAAGCGGAATTAAAGGACCAGCGTGGCGAAGACCAGGTAGCCCGAGAAGAAGTGGCCAAAGCGGCTGGTGTGAGTGCAGCGCAACTCAAGCGCAAGCTGCAGGCGGGCCGGCGCGCCAAAGAGCGGATGGTGGCTGCCAATTTGCGCTTGGTGGTGAGCGTCGCCAAGAAATACACCAAGCGGAACATGGAACTGCTGGATTTAATCCAGGAGGGAACGATTGGTTTGGTGCGTGGTGTGGAGAAATTTGATCCCACCCGGGGCTACAAGTTCAGCACCTATGCGTATTGGTGGATCCGTCAGGGCATCACCCGTGCGATTGCGGAGAAGAGCCGAACGATTCGCTTGCCGATTCACATCACCGAGATGTTGAACAAGCTGAAAAAAGGCCAGAGAGAATTAAGCCAAGAGCTGGGCCGCACCCCCTCGGTGACGGAACTGGCCTCGTTTGTGGAACTTCCAGAAGAGGAAGTGAAGGATTTGATGTGCCGTGCCCGCCAGCCTGTGAGCTTGGAGATGAAGGTGGGAGATGGCGATGACACCGAACTGCTGGAGCTGCTGGCTGGTGATGGTGAGTTGCCATCTGAACAGGTTGAAGGCGAATGCTTGAAGGGAGATCTGCGTGATCTGTTGAGCCAGCTGCCTGAATTACAGGGCAAAGTGTTGCGAATGCGCTACGGGATGGACGGGGAAGAGCCGATGAGCCTCACGGGCATTGCCAAATCCATGAAGATGAGTCGAGACCGCACGCGCAGGCTCGAACGTGAAGGTCTAGAGATGTTGCGCCGAGGTGATGAACAACTCCAGGCCTATGTGCTTGTTTAA
- a CDS encoding AarF/ABC1/UbiB kinase family protein has product MAERISLANNTPPKDASEQRMRYAPGKDARWLLLRPWIYLPRVLQIIWALTGLVVSLLLRGRSKDAEVQRKLARTLLRTLTNLGPCFIKVGQALSTRPDLIRRDWLDELTKLQDDLPPFNHAIALQTIEEELGAPVEQLFEDFPGVPVAAASLGQVYKARLHGQHWVAVKVQRPNLAFILRRDMVLIRTLGVIGAPFLPLNLGFGLGEIIDEFGRSLFEEIDYYCEADNAERFSALFADNPAVTIPKVERLLSARRVLTTSWIHGTKMRDRQELKSQRLNPPALIRTGVISGLQQLLEYGYFHADPHPGNLFALSGQTGDLGHVAYVDFGMMDSISDADRLTLTGAVVHLINKDFSALAKDFQQLGFLAPNADLESIIPPLREVLGGSLGDSVGTFNFKAITDRFSELMYDYPFRVPARFALIIRAVVSQEGLALRLDPDFKIIAVAYPYVAKRLLAGDTKEMREKLLEVLFDSEGHLRLERLESLLDVVGSDAPTPGAELIPVAGAGLRLLLSKDGADLRRRLLLTLVRDDRLSTADIRSLTSLLGRTFSPRRIAGRMLQQLNPLAAA; this is encoded by the coding sequence ATGGCAGAGCGAATCAGTCTGGCCAACAACACCCCGCCTAAAGACGCTTCTGAACAACGCATGCGTTACGCCCCTGGCAAGGATGCGCGCTGGCTCCTACTCCGACCCTGGATCTATTTGCCGCGGGTGCTCCAAATCATCTGGGCACTCACGGGGTTGGTCGTCAGCTTGCTGCTTCGCGGCAGAAGCAAGGACGCCGAGGTGCAGCGAAAACTGGCCAGAACCCTGCTTCGCACCCTCACCAATCTGGGGCCTTGTTTCATCAAAGTGGGGCAAGCCCTGTCCACACGGCCTGATCTAATCCGACGCGATTGGCTCGATGAACTCACCAAGCTTCAGGACGATCTCCCCCCTTTCAACCATGCGATCGCCCTGCAAACCATTGAAGAGGAGCTAGGCGCTCCGGTGGAGCAACTCTTCGAAGACTTTCCAGGCGTCCCTGTTGCCGCCGCCAGTCTAGGACAGGTCTACAAGGCGCGTTTGCATGGTCAGCACTGGGTTGCCGTGAAGGTGCAACGGCCCAATCTTGCGTTTATTTTGCGTCGCGACATGGTGCTGATTCGCACCTTGGGCGTGATCGGAGCACCTTTCCTGCCTCTCAACTTGGGCTTCGGATTGGGAGAGATCATCGATGAATTTGGTCGCAGCTTGTTTGAAGAAATCGATTACTACTGCGAAGCCGACAATGCCGAACGATTTTCTGCGCTGTTTGCTGATAATCCAGCCGTCACGATTCCAAAAGTTGAGCGCCTGTTATCCGCTAGGCGTGTGCTTACAACCTCCTGGATTCATGGCACAAAAATGAGAGATCGCCAGGAGTTGAAATCTCAACGTCTCAACCCCCCAGCCCTGATTCGCACGGGGGTGATTAGCGGCCTCCAGCAACTGCTCGAATATGGATACTTCCACGCCGATCCTCATCCGGGAAATCTGTTTGCCCTGAGTGGACAAACGGGGGATCTCGGCCATGTGGCCTACGTTGATTTCGGAATGATGGATTCCATCAGTGATGCCGACCGCTTAACACTCACTGGTGCCGTGGTTCACCTGATCAATAAGGACTTTTCAGCGCTCGCGAAGGATTTCCAACAGCTGGGATTCTTGGCACCCAATGCCGACCTGGAGTCGATCATTCCTCCGCTGAGAGAAGTGTTGGGGGGAAGCCTGGGCGACTCCGTTGGCACCTTCAATTTCAAGGCGATTACCGATCGCTTTTCGGAATTGATGTACGACTATCCATTCCGCGTGCCAGCTCGCTTTGCTCTGATCATCCGCGCCGTTGTGAGTCAGGAGGGTCTTGCCCTGCGCCTAGACCCAGATTTCAAAATCATTGCCGTGGCCTATCCCTACGTGGCGAAGCGACTCTTGGCGGGAGACACCAAAGAAATGCGCGAAAAGCTTTTGGAGGTCTTGTTTGATTCCGAGGGCCACCTACGCCTCGAACGACTGGAAAGCCTCCTCGACGTTGTGGGAAGCGATGCACCCACACCGGGTGCTGAGCTCATCCCAGTTGCGGGAGCCGGTTTGCGCTTACTGCTGAGCAAGGATGGCGCCGACCTGCGCAGACGGCTGCTGCTCACCCTCGTGCGTGACGATCGCCTCAGCACAGCAGACATCAGATCCCTGACCTCCCTGCTTGGACGCACCTTCAGCCCGCGTCGCATTGCAGGGCGCATGCTCCAACAACTGAATCCACTAGCTGCCGCTTAG
- a CDS encoding aminotransferase class I/II-fold pyridoxal phosphate-dependent enzyme, whose translation MHSLIPLLRPDRRQPLHLPVHGRGRALPPALKRLLRQAPGSWDLPELPEIGGPLESEGAVAESQTQLASVLGVAGCWFGVNGATGLLQAALSALAGPGQAVLLPRNAHRSLIAACVMGGIRPVFLPVPFLSDRGHPGAMSEPCLEQALMALPSIPEAIVAAVLVHPTYHGYASDPTPLIAALHRCGLPVLVDEAHGTHFAFSGGEDLPRSSLHAGADLVVHSLHKSAPGLGQTAVLWLQGMRVSSEAVQASLLRFQTSSPSALLLASCEATLHWMLTSSWERLLQRRLQEAHQIAARLRAAGLPLGSSDDPLRLILVTAEQGMSGLDADAWFMQRGLIAELPEPLCLTFCLGLASQRGLAQRMQQLWRKLQLSQPCSGRLEPLLVPPLETSSTPELLPALAVRAQACELSLQDSGGRIAAEMICPYPPGIPLLIPGERIESDRLEWLLSQHRRWPALVPGKVKVLAEEPQVQLG comes from the coding sequence ATGCACTCCTTAATTCCGTTATTGCGGCCTGATCGTCGGCAGCCTCTGCACTTGCCAGTGCATGGTCGGGGCAGAGCTTTGCCGCCCGCTTTGAAGCGTTTGCTGCGGCAGGCACCCGGTAGTTGGGACCTCCCAGAACTTCCAGAGATTGGTGGCCCCCTTGAGAGCGAAGGGGCTGTGGCTGAATCGCAAACACAACTGGCTTCCGTCTTGGGTGTTGCCGGTTGTTGGTTTGGTGTGAACGGAGCCACCGGTTTGCTTCAAGCAGCGCTTTCGGCCTTAGCAGGACCTGGGCAGGCGGTGTTGTTGCCGCGCAATGCGCATCGCAGCTTGATTGCTGCCTGTGTGATGGGAGGGATCCGGCCTGTGTTTTTACCCGTTCCTTTCCTGTCTGATCGTGGACATCCCGGTGCGATGTCTGAGCCATGCCTGGAGCAAGCGCTCATGGCTTTGCCTTCCATCCCCGAGGCGATCGTGGCTGCCGTGTTGGTGCATCCCACGTATCACGGGTATGCGTCCGATCCCACGCCGTTGATCGCAGCCCTGCATCGGTGCGGCTTGCCCGTGCTGGTGGATGAGGCGCATGGCACCCACTTCGCTTTCTCTGGCGGGGAGGACCTCCCGCGCTCCTCCCTGCATGCGGGCGCTGACCTCGTCGTGCATTCCCTGCATAAATCAGCGCCTGGTCTCGGGCAGACAGCCGTGCTTTGGCTGCAAGGGATGCGAGTCAGCTCTGAAGCGGTGCAAGCGTCGTTGCTCAGGTTTCAGACCAGCAGCCCCAGTGCCTTGTTGTTGGCTTCCTGTGAGGCAACGTTGCATTGGATGCTGACCTCATCATGGGAGCGTTTGCTGCAGCGAAGGTTGCAGGAAGCGCATCAAATCGCCGCTCGCCTTCGTGCTGCAGGACTGCCCTTGGGCAGCAGTGATGACCCCTTGCGTTTGATTTTGGTGACGGCAGAGCAGGGAATGAGCGGTTTGGATGCCGATGCCTGGTTCATGCAGCGGGGATTGATCGCCGAGCTCCCAGAACCTTTGTGTTTGACCTTTTGCCTTGGCTTGGCGTCTCAGCGTGGGTTGGCTCAACGCATGCAACAGCTTTGGCGGAAGCTCCAGCTGTCCCAACCCTGTTCTGGGCGCTTGGAGCCGTTGCTTGTGCCGCCTCTGGAGACCAGTTCAACACCTGAACTGCTTCCAGCGCTTGCCGTTCGGGCCCAAGCCTGTGAGCTGTCTCTTCAGGACAGTGGTGGGCGCATTGCCGCCGAGATGATTTGTCCCTATCCGCCAGGGATTCCATTGCTGATCCCTGGAGAAAGAATTGAATCGGATCGGTTGGAGTGGTTATTGAGTCAGCACCGGAGATGGCCGGCACTGGTGCCCGGTAAGGTGAAAGTTCTGGCTGAAGAGCCGCAGGTGCAACTGGGGTGA